One Chloroflexota bacterium DNA window includes the following coding sequences:
- a CDS encoding VCBS repeat-containing protein, producing MLLNTTTAGATTPTFGPKTNFGAGIRPYWVIAADLNADGRPDLVTANIDAGTISVRLNTTAAGAMTPTVGALTSFAAGAQPTSIAAADINGDGKPDLVVANEGNHDTISVLLNTTSGGAGTPSFGAPTMFAVSGNPYAIAAADINADGDVDVVVANAASSTVSVLLNTTAPGASQPTFRPKADFDVAQLPRSVAAADLNGDGKPDLMTTNIGTHTISVLLNTTAAGATTPSFGPQADLSVAREPWGIVAADTSGDGKPDLVSANSGADTVSVLVNTMTAGAATPSFSSRTDFPTGGGPYSVAAADFNADGRLDLATVNGNSVTGNTVSVLLNQSDSPPPGTPTPPPSGPNLVANPSFEVAGSTGEPTFWFQRQRATRDTSIRHSGDASLRLEGSASALEAPYTFQRPTVQAGQTYQLTAWVKTDNVSGIGVRVRYVQLTPVVRVWNSSAVDGTIDWTQVSQQLTLPAGFTSGRLDVYWNMRPGDRAWVDDVALVCLTCP from the coding sequence GTGCTGCTCAACACCACGACAGCAGGTGCAACGACGCCGACGTTCGGCCCGAAGACCAACTTCGGCGCGGGGATCCGACCGTACTGGGTGATCGCGGCCGACCTCAATGCCGATGGACGACCTGATCTCGTTACGGCGAACATCGACGCCGGCACCATCAGCGTACGGCTCAACACCACAGCGGCCGGCGCCATGACCCCGACCGTCGGCGCCCTGACCTCCTTCGCCGCAGGAGCGCAACCGACCTCGATAGCCGCGGCGGATATCAACGGCGACGGCAAGCCCGATCTCGTCGTTGCGAACGAAGGCAACCACGACACCATCAGCGTGCTGCTCAATACCACCTCGGGCGGCGCGGGAACGCCGTCCTTCGGCGCACCGACCATGTTTGCCGTCAGCGGCAATCCCTATGCGATTGCCGCGGCAGACATCAACGCCGACGGTGACGTGGATGTCGTCGTGGCGAATGCTGCGTCGAGCACGGTGAGCGTGCTGCTCAACACCACCGCGCCCGGCGCCAGCCAGCCGACGTTCCGCCCAAAGGCCGACTTCGACGTGGCACAGCTGCCGCGCTCGGTGGCCGCGGCCGACCTCAACGGCGACGGCAAGCCCGATCTGATGACGACCAATATCGGCACACATACGATCAGCGTGTTGTTGAACACGACTGCGGCAGGAGCAACGACGCCGTCCTTTGGCCCCCAAGCTGACCTCAGCGTGGCCCGCGAGCCGTGGGGGATCGTCGCCGCCGATACCAGCGGCGACGGCAAGCCCGACCTCGTCAGCGCCAACTCCGGCGCGGACACGGTCAGCGTCCTGGTCAACACGATGACGGCCGGCGCGGCAACCCCGTCCTTCAGTAGCAGGACTGACTTCCCAACCGGTGGTGGCCCATACTCCGTCGCGGCGGCGGACTTCAACGCTGATGGTCGGCTCGACCTCGCGACGGTCAACGGCAACAGCGTCACTGGCAACACGGTCAGTGTGCTGCTCAACCAGAGTGACTCGCCACCGCCTGGTACGCCGACCCCTCCGCCGTCCGGACCGAATCTGGTTGCAAACCCGTCGTTCGAGGTCGCTGGCAGCACCGGCGAGCCGACCTTCTGGTTCCAGCGGCAGCGCGCGACGCGGGATACGTCGATCCGGCACAGTGGTGACGCATCCCTCCGACTGGAAGGGTCGGCAAGCGCGTTGGAGGCGCCCTACACGTTCCAGCGACCGACGGTGCAAGCTGGCCAGACGTATCAGCTCACGGCCTGGGTCAAGACCGACAACGTCAGTGGGATCGGCGTCCGCGTGCGCTACGTCCAGCTCACGCCTGTCGTGCGAGTCTGGAACAGCAGCGCAGTAGACGGCACGATCGACTGGACGCAAGTCAGCCAGCAGCTTACC